A region of Periophthalmus magnuspinnatus isolate fPerMag1 chromosome 13, fPerMag1.2.pri, whole genome shotgun sequence DNA encodes the following proteins:
- the LOC129456723 gene encoding uncharacterized protein LOC129456723 has product MVEALELLVKTRQTCGVLQENPYLFARPASMFHQRGSCIGVFAKACGAKNPGAISSTKLRKHAATLSTVLNMNENEMDQLANFLGHDLYVHRQYYRLPEGTLQLAKISKVLMSLEQGRLVEFKGKNLDEIEIDPNEVVQGIEDEMEKDMESQLIHCNELNTNKERPIRSQSTDNTLCGKENLDTDKRGNEKSQQTGPRSRAQKKKWEKNEVEAVQRHLGGFIKSLRVPGKQDCEKCIQAEPDVLKTRDWRAVKYFANNKIVALKRKL; this is encoded by the exons ATGGTTGAGGCACTGGAGCTGCTTGTCAAAACAAGACAGACGTGTGGTGTTCTACAGGAAAACCCTTATTTGTTCGCCAGGCCAGCCTCAATGTTCCATCAGCGTGGCAGCTGCATTGGTGTTTTTGCAAAGGCTTGTGGGGCAAAGAATCCTGGTGCTATTTCCTCCACAAAGTTGAGAAAACATGCAGCAACATTGTCTACAGTCCTTaatatgaatgaaaatgaaatggacCAGCTTGCTAACTTTCTTGGCCATGACCTTTATGTCCACCGCCAATACTATCGTCTCCCGGAAGGGACACTACAGCTTGCTAAAATTAGCAAAGTGCTGATGTCATTGGAGCAAGGAAGACTCGTGGAATTCAAGGGGAAGAATCTAGATGAGATCGAAATAGATCCAAATG aggtagtccAGGGTATTGAAGATGAAATGGAGAAGGACATGGAGTCACAGCTGATTCATTGCAATGAACTCAACACCAACAAGGAGAGACCCATAAGGTCACAATCAACAG ATAATACTTTGTGTGGAAAGGAGAACTTGGACACGGACAAGCGAGGAAATGAAAAGTCACAACAAACAG GACCCAGAAGCAGAGCTCAGAAGAAGAAGTGGGAGAAAAATGAGGTGGAGGCAGTCCAAAGGCATTTGGGTGGATTCATCAAATCCCTACGTGTCCCAGGAAAACAAGACTGTGAAAAATGCATACAGGCGGAACCAGACGTTCTCAAAACCCGTGACTGGCGAGCCGTAAAGTATTTCGCCAACAACAAAATTGTTGCGCTGAAACGAAAGCTTTAA